The Leishmania mexicana MHOM/GT/2001/U1103 complete genome, chromosome 4 genome includes a window with the following:
- a CDS encoding putative casein kinase I: MPETSSEVAPVIKSIFQGRFFLTKLLGKGGFGEVYAAVQTSNNEMVAVKMEKNNGRNSFLFHEARVMQDIQKTPTKDGISGIATLKYFGQEGDYRMLIMSMHGASLEDFHERLGRFSLKTTIMLAGQILSRLEYIHSVGYVHRDLKTDNFLVGKGSFSNRIFMIDFGLSSKFIDSDGKHRDIFTGRYFLGTSRFASVRTHQGYSQSRRDDLEQLVYIMIYMYRGRLPWSGLNIKDLSAKERKIGQIKADLSYSQICAKCPQVFEHLLFYARNMEFAETPQYDMCHALLQSVLDSMSPRETMDYVFDWNVSATKPTRQSLSSRDEIAPTNANAANQPNMLSGADGKGMFSDFGRSNPPENIFSIGGHGT, translated from the coding sequence ATGCCAGAGACATCTTCCGAGGTGGCACCTGTCATTAAGTCCATCTTTCAAGGACGCTTTTTCCTCACGAAGCTGCTCGGCAAGGGTGGCTTCGGCGAAGTCTACGCGGCCGTTCAGACGTCCAACAAcgagatggtggcggtgaagaTGGAAAAGAATAACGGTCGCAACTCGTTTCTCTTTCACGAGGCGCGCGTGATGCAGGACATTCAGAAGACTCCCACAAAGGATGGTATTTCAGGCATTGCGACACTGAAGTACTTTGGACAGGAAGGCGACTACCGCATGCTGATCATGTCCATGCACGGCGCATCGCTCGAGGACTTCCACGAGAGGTTGGGCCGCTTCTCTCTCAAGACGACTATCATGCTGGCGGGCCAGATCCTGTCGCGCCTCGAGTACATTCACTCTGTGGGCTACGTGCACCGTGACCTGAAGACGGATAACTTCCTTGTGGGCAAAGGCTCCTTCTCGAATCGCATCTTCATGATTGATTTTGGTCTAAGCTCCAAATTCATCGACTCCGATGGCAAGCATCGTGACATCTTCACTGGCCGGTACTTTCTGGGCACCTCGCGCTTCGCTTCGGTGCGGACGCATCAGGGATACTCGCAGAGCCGCCGTGACGACCTGGAGCAGCTAGTGTACATCATGATTTACATGTATCGTGGTCGCCTGCCGTGGTCGGGCCTCAACATCAAGGACCTGTCGGCCAAGGAGCGCAAGATCGGTCAGATCAAGGCTGATTTGAGCTATAGCCAGATTTGTGCCAAGTGCCCTCAGGTGTTCGAGCACCTGCTCTTCTACGCCCGAAATATGGAGTTTGCGGAGACCCCTCAGTACGACATGTGCCACGCCCTTCTCCAGTCCGTTTTAGACTCCATGAGCCCCCGCGAAACGATGGACTATGTTTTTGATTGGAACGTGTCAGCTACCAAGCCGACGCGTCAGTCACTTTCGTCGCGCGACGAGATCGCTCCTACGAATGCCAACGCTGCAAACCAGCCAAATATGCTCAGCGGTGCGGATGGCAAGGGTATGTTCTCTGACTTTGGAAGGAGTAACCCGCCGGAGAACATCTTCAGCATCGGTGGCCACGGCACATAA